TATTCTgccaaaatacaacacattattTGTTGAATAAGAAAGAAAGTATTTCCaatattcttttatttaaaaaaattgaatgttgaactgaacacaaaaggcatcaattaaaaagaaataattacattttaaagtgcagttttctactgatactcTTTCAACTAACTCAAAAACTCCCTGACTGTAATATCGCAGTCTTTCCAGATGTGTTTATCGTTGAAGTTATCATGatgataaaaaacaacaacgatatattgtgcagccaaagttgtaattgtgttttagtttttaaagtgAATGATGTTGGCTGTGGTTGGGTTCTTGTTGTGGCGTCTTCACTGTAAACTAGCTCCCAATCCACACGGTCCACTCCTTTTATAACAGACAAAATCACTCTTTCATTTTCATACAGATGGGAACAAACAACTTGAGACATCTGAAACAGTGTCAACGGTCAGTCAGATGTCTCAAGTTGTTTGTTCCCATCTGTATGAAAATGAAAGAGTGatttctcctctccttcatgtcatgctgtatctgtccctgcgaGAGATAATAGAGAGTTAAGATGGCGACacagtgtgtctgtgcgtgttgctttaatgtgacatgcacctacaacaccagaacaaattccttgtgtgtgtaaacatacttggcaataaagcttttctgattctgattcatatCTGCATAGGGAGCAGGTCTTCACACAAAGTCTGCCATGAGGGAAGACCACCGTAGGTTTTTCTACTCACTTGGAAAAGGGAGGTGTGCGGGGTATTCAGTCGGTCACAGTCTGCAAACTCACCACTAGATCATACACACTGGACCCATAGAGCAATAGCAGGAGCTCTAACTGGCCAGACTCTTCACATAAATCTATGTTGACCAATCAGAACTCCTCTTGCTGCTCTGAGACATTTGTGTTACAGTTTTACTTCAATTTGATAGAACTTTTTGATTTTTGCAGGAAACCACGATGACGGCACTGGACCTTTTCAACACTCTGGAGGATTTAAAAGAAGATGAATTTAAGACATTCAAATGGCATCTGCAGCAAGATATCCTGGAAGGTTACCAACGCATCAAAGTGGCCAAGCTGGAGAAGGCAGAAAGGCAGGACACGGTGGATGTGATGGTGAATACCTATCAACTTCATGGAGCTCTGAAGGTGACCAAGAAGGTTTTAGAGTTGATCAACAGGAATGATCTAGTGCAGAGTCTGCCAGACACCAGCTCAGGACCAGAAGGTCAGTCaatctttttaatgtattttcagGCAGAAAGAATGAAGTATGCTTTTGCCTCACAGTAGCATAGTGTATATAATGGCTTGACTGACTGTGAGgagtatttgcatgtcttttaatttaatttaatttaattgtaacTGTACCTTTTCGGGTGAGTGCTGTTGCTGTTAATGACAGTAATGCATCAAAGATAATTTAAATGTTACTACGCATTTCCACACAGAGTCAGTGGATGTCAGCGATGTTGGAGAGACTTCAGAGAACACAGGAACTCCCTCCTCTCAGAGCAAAGGTAAGCTGCTGTATTCTCTGGTCAGTATGGAAGCCCTGAGTGACAAAATGGcagtttaaagtttgaaaaaatataGTCTTAGGAAGTTAGTGACTCCATTCTCCAACAAGTAAATTATGGTGTACTACAATTTACTTGAAGAACTTTAGCTTCCCGAGCTAATGtgaaagtgttgacatatgaaagcatcaaacatgtaTTTTAGATGAAGGAGATGAGCAGATATCCAGTAGTTCCTCGTCCCTGTGTGCTCAGCGCTGTTAAAGTGTATGTGTGGGACGCAGGAAGTTTTGGAAACAAACACTGTAGTGCTGCTCaactctattgtagtccagcctttacttcagaggcAAAAGcacatcactttgtaacacacagagctcaacacacagggtaaaaagaggagctgcagcaatgtgcagtacaacaaaaatatggtgtttgtcaaaaactaaaccatgtaaacctattctggtacaacctctaaatacaattatgaacctgaaaatgagcataatatgagcactttaaggtaaCCGAGGATCAGCCATAAACTGTCGTACAGCGACCAGCAGCTTCACAGCTTCCTCAAGTTTAACCCAACTTCATTTATACATGTGTTTGGTGACAAGCACGAGGTGAAACCAAAATAGGCTTTCTCCAAcaagtacttttgtgactctgcatttcgttgtacttttatgtcgtgatataggtcttaaattgtATTCATGGAGGTGTCGTCAGCACACCTCAGTTTACAAATGTGAAGGCAGAGAATATAACGCTTAATGTCAACAACACTTATGGTAATGTTTCCACTGAAttcataaatgaaataaatcctTATTTATGTTTAACTATGTACATGCTAAACTGTACTTAACGAAATGCCTtcaattattttgcatttctcaAGAGCTGTTGCATGTCTGTGTTTCAGTCGCATCTGACAGAACAGATGAGACGAAAGCCGTTTCTCCCAAAACCGaaggtattgtgtgtgtgtgtctgctaaTTAAACATAGCTAGACAGAAGTTCTACTGACAGAGTAGAACTGAGTCTGAGAGGGAGGTGTGTGAATTTGAATGCAAATTGGATCAATCAAATAAAACTGGATGGTAATAACTACATTATTTCTGTTTCAGTGGATGCCAGTGGTGTTGAAGAAACTAAAGGTACATTAGCAAAATATTATTAAAGTGGGATTTTGCTTTGTcgtgtgtgtgtaagaattttgtcttaaatttatttatttgaatattttctgaAGCCACTGTACGTTACATGTGCATTTTAATGCAAAGGGCCTTTCTATTAGATGCAAATAAAATCTGTACAAATTAAGATCAATAAAGCCActtggcgactcattcagattacaatctcatattgtactaaaatagttcaccaaaacgtgtttctgaaaatattttaagagagaaataggccgtgcagttgctgaatctgtcttcattcgccatttccgggtgagtcccgactgccctgtctcagACTGAGCACGACAGGTCGGcaaaaatgaaggccgacggtccctcggacggacgacggcacggaacacaccgaacagactcgagtcactgacgtCGCCAGACTGTCccacggccgattatcggcccggtgtgtaactgcttttAAGCTAACCGAGGATCCGCTATGAACTATGTTGTACAGCCACGAGCAGCTTTACAGCTTCCTCAAGTTTAACCCAACTTTATTCATACATGTGTTGGCGAAAAGCACTTGAGGTGAAACCAAAATAGGCTTTCTCCAACAGACTTTGCATCTGTATCATACAAAGTGGTATTGACAGGataaattcaattcagttttatttatagtatcaactCATTACAAGAGtaatctcaagacactttacagatcatttataaagacccaacaatttcccaaaGCAAGCAATTTGGGGCAACAGTGGTGAGGTAAAAGCCAGACGCCTCGGACAGAACAACGCTCTTTGTGGGCGGCATCTGTCGCTGCCGGTTTGGACACAGaaactgatacagatatagagaaatatgattgATAATAATTACAGAAATACAGTTAGCCTAAAACTAACATTTGGATATTGAAATACTGGATGATGCTTCATCAGGGTTTGACATAAGCAAGGGCCCGATGGCCCGGGTCCAGTAAAACAGCATGTCAGAACAAGCATTACTGTAGAATAACTATGAATTATCAGAGAGCAAATCCAACTAAATTGACTGAACTCATATTTGTAGATCAGAatagtttttgtttgttgtttggatGAACAATGCATATTTGATTAGTAAATTAAAAGGAATCAGTTTTCTTGGTTTGGCAGCGCACAAAAACTTTGTAGGTCATCCCACCAAACagcatatttatgttttttactGGCAGATGCCATTGACAAGAAGGAACCTTCAGGCAACACAAAGTCAATGGGGAACAGAGAATTATTTCCCCTCCGATGGGATCGGGATGCGCTTTTTCTCTATatacagtgccttgcgaaagttttcggcccccttgaacttttcgaccttttgccacatttcaggcttcaaacataaagatataaaaatgtatttttttgtgaagaatcaacaacGCTCTCATATCCAGGTGTTAGAATGGCCAAGTCAAAGTCCAGACCTGAATCCAATCGAGAAATGGTGGAAAgaactgaaaactgctgttcacaAACGCTCTCCATCCAACCTCAATGAGCTCGAGCTGTTTTGCAAGGAGGAATTGGCAAAAATGTCAGTCTCTCGATGTGCAAAACTGATAGAGACATACCCCAAGCGACTTACAGCTGTAATCGCAGCAAAAGGTGGCGCTACAAAATATTAACTTAAGGGGGCTGAATAATTTTGCATgcccaatttttcagttttttatttgttaaaaaagtttatttcgttccacttcatgattgtgtcccacttgttgttgattcttcacaaaaaattaaatttttatatctttatgtttgaagcctgaaatgtggcaaaaggtcgaaaagttcaagggggccGAATACTTTCGCAAGGCACTGTAGTTGTAGTCTTTACAGTCACTGTGTCATCTGGGTTAGTGATAAATCTAACCTATGTCCTCAGATACTGATATTTCCTTCAACAATGTCACTAAATTCACCCCAACTAACTATGCACCTGAACAGTTTATGATGTTGTAATCCTACACAATCAAAACTCACATATTctgtgttttcatgtgtgtttAAGGAGATATGATGCAATATGCCTTATTTGGTTATGGCAGAAAGAAAATGGAAGCCATGGCCACCTTGAGGAGTCTTTGCGATGGCTCCCTTTCTAAAAACATCCACGTCCCACATTCCATGCTTTTATAAAAGAGTGAACATATCAACTAAGCTATGATGCATCTACATCTGTAGACCAACAGCCTGAtactttgttttttatatttgtgaTCAACACAGACGGGATGGTTCCAGAACCAAAGCCAGCACGGCACATCtcaaaatacaaagaaaagatTCAGCCAAACTTCAAAGACCGTTACAAGCAACTACGAGAAGGGGTGACAGAGGTGAAACAACCTCTGGATAAGATGTACACACATCTGACTGTCATAGCTGGGGGTGACGTACACATCAACACACAGCATGAGGTCAGTCAGATTGAGAGAGTGAGGCCAGCAGATAATGAGACAACAATTGAAACTTGTGACATGTTCAAACACCCCTCTGAGGAAGACCGCCCCATAAGAACAGTGCTGACCAAGGGAATCACAGGAATTGGAAAAACATTTCTTGTGCACAAGTTTGTGTTGGACTGGGCTGAAGGAAGAACCAATCAAGATGTGCATCTCATTTTCCCCTTCACCTTCCGCCAGCTGAATTCATGGGAGGGAAAGGAGGTATGTTTGGCAGAGCTCATTCATGAATGTATCTGGGAGACCAAAGACATCAAGGAAGAAGCTCTTAATCACATCTTTACAGAGCTGCAGTCAACAGGAAACACCAACTTTGACAGGAGTGAATTCAaacttctgtttgttttggacGGACTGGATGAGAGCTGCTTTGATCTGGACTGCTCCACCAATGAAATCCATGCAGGTAAATTGGATGTGACAGCGCCGACCTCAGTGGACaagctgctgacaaacctcatcaagAAGAAACTGTTTCCCTCTGCTCgtctctggataaccacacgacctgcaacagccaatcagatccatTCTGACTTCGTAGACATCAcaacagaggtcagagggttctccgacccacagaaggaggagtacttcaagaAGAGATTCACAGATGAGGAGaaggccagcagaatcatctcccacatcaagacatcacgaagcctccacatcatgtgccacatcccagtcttctgctggattaCTGCTAAAGTTCTagataaagtaataaaaaccaGAGAGGGAAgggagctgcccaagaccctgactgagatgtacgcAGAATTCCTGCTGCTTCAGATTCATCAGACAAAAGAGACTAATGACCCAGAAAAGTGCATTCAGTACATTAAGTCATTAGCAAAACTGGCTTACCATCAGTTGGAAAAgggcaacctgatcttctatgagAAAGATCTAGAAGAGAGTGGCATTGATGTCAGTGGAGCTTCAAAGTGCTCAGGGGTGTTCACGGAGATCTTCAAAAAGGAAAGTTGGGGAAAGAATGACAAAGAAAAGATGTTTAGTTtcatccatctgagtgttcaagagtttctggctgctcttcatgtagAGAGggcagtaattaaaaaaaacaagaatgtgATGTTTGGGCAAAGTTTGCGTGAAAAAGGGCGAATGGTTTTCAGCAACAAATCTATGATGTCTAAGGTCCACATGTTTGCTATTgacaaggccttacagagtccaaacggccacctggacttgttccttcACTTCCTACTGGGTCTTTCACTggagaccaatcagaatcgccTTCAAGACCTGCTGGctcagacaggaagtagctcagAAACCAATCAGGAAACAGTTGAGTACATCAAGAAAAAAATCAGTGAGAGTCAGTCTGCAGAGAGGAGCATCAATCTGTtgcactgtctgaatgaactgaatgatcgttcTCTAGTGGAGGAAATCCAGCAGTACCTgagttcaggaagtctctccacagataaactgtctccAGCTgactggtcagctctggtcttcatcttactgtcatcagaaaaCGATCTGGACAtttttgacctgaagaaatacggTGCGTCAGAGGAGGCTCTtgtgaggctgctgccagtggtcaaagcctccaaaaAAGCTCTGTAAGTAATAACaatctgtttttgtttatatgttgctcttgtaattttttaaatttttacatttatagtcaATTTTACTTGTATTGGGCTAAACCTATGTATACTATTATAatcctttttgtctttttaggtgtgacattgtatgatctgtccagggacagcagaagtaaaatagccttttggctaattctggcacattttacattttcatatgtattattagtgtgcattgtccctgttaaataaacctgaaataaataagtaaataagtgCACAGATTACTGAAGCTACTAACTTTATCAGAGGTATAGGGTTGTTCTCAACTAATTAATGTTTTAGTCAACTGATAGTCAATATTTAGTCAACATATTGATTAGTTGATCAATTGAAAAACCTGCACATTGTTTGTTCAGTTTCATTGTACCTTCACACATTAATGCAGCcaaatgaagaaaacaagaTCTGCCATTTTGTAATTCATTTGAGGCTGAAATTAATGAATGTGAATGACTGGGATCCAACAGATGTgactatattttttttaaatttaatttaatagttttCAGTAATATACACAATACAAGACATAGATTTGTTGTGTTTGACTCATTAACTCAGTCTGGACAACCGTAGAAATGTGATGTGTTGTAGATGTgtaaggctacgttcacaccacAAGTCTTACtgcttaattcagatttttttgctcagattcaattttttgtttggctgttcacattaccttttaaaatgtggcctatatcagattccagtctGAACTGTTTGTGGTTTTGAACTGAACCGCATGCTCaacagaacaataacaatgacataagacgcagcacgctgttgcactaaggttagggttatggaggaagtaagcattttgCAGTCATAACATTAACAACCGAGGAggagctgaggaggagaagaatgaagagagagagaaacaaattggctattttggccttttgcgaggttatggctgcaaattcattacagaggtctgtgtggatGCAGAGACTGAGCCAGGAGTGGTGGGACTGCATTGTGAATAGCTTCACAGAGATGCAGTTCATTCAAAACTTTTGGataaaaaatcagatctgggcaaGATGTGAGTGTTCgcacttctgaagaagtctgacctggtcacttgacctcaaaaaaatctgatttgggccaTCTTTTGCCTACAGTCTGAATGTAGCCTGCTATGAAGCTGCTTTCTACTGCACTGAAGAGTACACACTGTTAACTGGAGACTATCAGGTCAGCAATAATGAAGCTATAAAGAGTGAtccattatattacattttatttagctgatgcttttatccaaagtaaaATACAGTGACTGTCAAGTGCAGGCAACCATGTAGGTAAAACTAAGAAGAGCAGGAATCACATAGAAGTACATAGCTTCAAATAAgctaaaatacaacatgtaAGTGCAATTTCTTTTATAAAACCATGATCTTCTTAGGTGCAGTTGTAAGAGCGTGAGCAAGCAGCAAGCATATTGGcaagagcctgaaccagaacctgagggTCAGAAAAGGCCATTTCCTTCTGAAGTTATGCAGTATGATCGGGTtgttgcagcaatgttggcaGTGAGGGAGAGTTGGCCATTAAGAGTCACACCCAGGTCTCTAGCAGTCCTGGtgggggactaccacagagttgtcgaTCTGGGTGgaagagcccttccctggaaggaaaaggagctcagtcttgtcaaggCTGAGTTCAAAGTGGTGTGTGGACATTCAAtgagagatgtcagtcagacaggcagaGATACTTGCTGGTACTTGTGTTTCAGACTGGGGAAAAGAGAGAATTAGTCAGGTGTCATCTGCATAGTTGCGATAGAAAAACAGCCATGTGAGTGACAAACAGAACCAAGAgggagttggtgtacagagagaagaggagggggacCAGGACAGAACCTTGAAGGATCCCATTGTGAGTGGACAAGGTTCTGACACAGATTATCTCAAAGTTACCCGGTAGGTGCGGTCATTGAGGTAAGATGTGACCAGAGAGTGTGCAGAAACTTAGACACAGATCCTGAAGGGTGAAAATTAAGTTCTGGTAGTTCACTGTTTCAAatgcagcagaaagatccagaaggatgactacagaggggagagaggctTCTCTAGCAGTTTCAAGCCGCTCAGTGACAGGAATGAGGGCAGTTTTAGTTGAGTGGCCTGCCTTGAAATAATTCTGGTGAAGATAAGAAGAGAGATGGTTGAAGATAGCATGTTTGAGTGTTTTGGAGAAAACGGAAGAAGAGAGATaggtctgttgttgttaactTCAGACAGGTTGAGTGTGGCTTTCTGTTGGAGAGGGTTCTCTCTCGCTTCTTTGAGAGAGTCcaggaaacagccagttgactaGGTGGTGATAATAAGATGAGCGGGAAAAGGGTGACCCAAATCTTTCACAGGGTGttgtcatttttcttttcctggtAGTTACCTAAATATAAGTGTAATAAATAGCAAATATAGATAAACATTTTTGCCCTTATGTTGTGTTCATATGTTTaggctgagtggctgtaacctgtcagagagaagctgtgaagctctgtcctcagttctcagctcagaGTCCtgtagtctgagagagctggacctgagtaacaacaaacTAATGGATACAGGAGGGAAGCTGCTTTCTACTGGAGTGACGAGTCCACACTGtaaactggagactctcaggtcagaaaTGATAAACCTGTAAAGGGGGAACTAGATCTGTCAcacagtgttttcatttttcttcagtTAACCACTTTATTTTATGATAATAGTAATGCCTACCTAAATATAAGTGTAATAAATATcaaatacagattttttttttttttttatacacatgTTCTGTACATATGTttagactgagtggctgtaacctgtcagagagaagctgtgaagatctatcctcagttctcagctcagaGTCATCTAGtttgagagagctggacctgagtaacaatgaactgaaggattcaggagggaCGCTGATTTCTACTGGagtgaagagtccacactgtaaactggagactctcaggtcaggattcaGCTTCAGTTAAACAAATAACCATTTAAATGTTGCTTGATATAGAAGTTAATTTGTGTTAAAAAAGATACCCAACATCTTTCAGCCAATTGTTGTAAACTAAAGGGTTTGTGGagactttttttaatctcagGACTCTGTATGATACTCTGTGATTCACTCACATATTCCCAGTGCAGCTGGCTGTATCATAAAGATTTTTTGTGATCTTACAGATGTCTGCTTTATCTACCAGCTGTGATAAGAAACCTTTAGGGCTATACTAACTTAATTCAAATTACTTTGTCATGTTTTATGCCAACTTTTAAATCCAGTATTTCCACAGacttttctgatttattttaatctttttgtTGGACTGGCTATGGGCCATGCAGAAGTTTGCCAGTTGAGTGAGAGCTCAAAAATGAATTAATGCAGATTTAATACAAATTACTTTGTGTCAAATTCTGCTGGCATTTGAATGTTTAGCAACAATGTATTTCAAAGAAGTGGACTGAGACAATTTAACATTTAGCTAAAATTAGGAAACTTACACTGAAGAAGAACGACATGATGAAAAtgaattcattattattattattgtaaattcaagtcattttctgtgtttgtgtgtgtgtgtccagtttgtcaggctgtctgatcacagaggaaggctgtacttctctggcctc
The sequence above is drawn from the Sander lucioperca isolate FBNREF2018 chromosome 17, SLUC_FBN_1.2, whole genome shotgun sequence genome and encodes:
- the LOC118493508 gene encoding protein NLRC3-like, translating into MFKHPSEEDRPIRTVLTKGITGIGKTFLVHKFVLDWAEGRTNQDVHLIFPFTFRQLNSWEGKEVCLAELIHECIWETKDIKEEALNHIFTELQSTGNTNFDRSEFKLLFVLDGLDESCFDLDCSTNEIHAGKLDVTAPTSVDKLLTNLIKKKLFPSARLWITTRPATANQIHSDFVDITTEVRGFSDPQKEEYFKKRFTDEEKASRIISHIKTSRSLHIMCHIPVFCWITAKVLDKVIKTREGRELPKTLTEMYAEFLLLQIHQTKETNDPEKCIQYIKSLAKLAYHQLEKGNLIFYEKDLEESGIDVSGASKCSGVFTEIFKKESWGKNDKEKMFSFIHLSVQEFLAALHVERAVIKKNKNVMFGQSLREKGRMVFSNKSMMSKVHMFAIDKALQSPNGHLDLFLHFLLGLSLETNQNRLQDLLAQTGSSSETNQETVEYIKKKISESQSAERSINLLHCLNELNDRSLVEEIQQYLSSGSLSTDKLSPADWSALVFILLSSENDLDIFDLKKYGASEEALVRLLPVVKASKKALLSGCNLSERSCEALSSVLSSESCSLRELDLSNNKLMDTGGKLLSTGVTSPHCKLETLSLSGCLITEEGCTSLASALSSNPSHLRVLDLSYNHPGEL